The Streptomyces sp. V4I8 genome includes the window GGGCGACGGTCTCCTGACCCCACGCCACCTCATGGCCCTTGGGCCCCCAGGCGGTGTCCTCGGCGAGCAGCGCGCGAACCGTCCACAGGACCTCGTCGCCCTGGCCGTCGGGGGCCGCCGCCGGGAGCTTGACCTCAGCCGACTCACCCGGCGCGAGGGAAGGCACGGTGAGCGTGTGCGCCCCGGTGGGGAATCCGTCCACCGCGTAGGAGAACTCGAACTCCAGGTGCGAGAGATCGGCGAAGTCGTACGCGTTCGTGATCCGTACGGTGCCGCCCGTGCCGTCGCCCTCGATACGGACCGGCTCGATCACCTTCTTGTACTCGGCGAGCCCCGGGGACGGCCGCCGGTCCGGGAAGATCAGCCCGTCGCAGACGAAGTTCCCGTCGTGCAGCTCCTCGCCGAAGTCGCCGCCGTAGGCGTAGCCCAGCTCGGGGTGCTTGACCCCGTGGTCGATCCACTCCCAGATGAAGCCGCCCTGGAGGCGCTCGTACCGTTCGAAGATCTGCTGGTAGTCGGCGATCCCGCCCGGGCCGTTGCCCATCGCGTGGCCGTACTCGCACTGGATGAAGGGGAGTTCGCGCCGCTTGCGGGTGCCGCCGTCCAGGTCCTGCCCGATGCGCTCGACCTCCTCGTGGGAGGCGTACATCCGCGAGTACACGTCGGTGTCCCGGCAGTTCCAGTCGCCCTCGTAGTGCACGAGGCGCGAGGAGTCCCGGCCGTGGATCCACTCGGCCATGGCGGTCAGCCCGCGCCCGGTGCCGGCCTCGTTGCCGAGGGACCAGAAGACGACGGACGGGTGGTTCTTGTCCCGCTCGACCATACGGGCGGCGCGGTCCAGCAGCGCCGGGGTCCAGCGGTCGTCGTCGACGGGGTTGTCCCGCCAGCCCTGCTCGGTGAAGCCGTGGGTCTCCAGGTCGCACTCGTCGATGACCCACAGGCCGTACTCGTCGCACAGGTCGAGGAAGGCCGGGTGCGGCGGGTAGTGCGAGGTGCGCACCGCGTTGAGGTTGTGCCGCTTCATCAGCAGCACGTCCTCGCGCATGGTCTCCAGGTCGAGGGCGCGGCCCTTCTCGGGGTGCCACTCGTGCCGGTTGACGCCCTTGAAGAGGATCGCCCTGCCGTTGACCTTGATGAGGCCGTCTTCCAGGACGACCGTACGGAAGCCGATGCGCAGCGGCACGCGCTCGCCCGCCGTGACCAGCTCGCCGTCATACAGCTTCGGTGTCTCCGCCGACCACGGCTCGACCGCGACCGTCACCGGCTCACCGGTCGCGACATCGATGTCGAGGGCGGGCACGGACACCCGCCCGTCGACGTCGGAGTCGACGCGCAGGGTGCCCTCGCCCGTGGTGTGGTCGTAGGAGGCGTGCACGAAGAAGTCGCCCACGCTGCCCGTCGGGCGGTGCAGCAGGGTGACGTCACGGAAGATGCCCGGCAGCCACCACTGGTCCTGGTCCTCCAGGTACGAGCCCGCCGACCACTGGTGCACCCGGACGGCGAGCACGTTCCCGGCCGGCTTCAGCAGGTGCCCCACCGCGAACTCGTGGGGCAGCCGGGAGCCCTTGAACTCGCCGATGTCCGTGCCGTTCAGCCAGACCCGGGCGCAGGACTCGACGCCGTCGAAGCGCAGGACGGCACCGCCGTCGGCCGGCCACCCGTCGGGCAGGTCGAAGACCCGCACATGGTCGCCGGTCGGGTTGTCGGTCGGGACGTGGGGCGGGTCGACCGGGAAGGGGTAGAGGTGGTTGGTGTAGATGGGCGACCCGAACGCGCCGTCGCCCTGCAGGACCCAGTGGCCGGGGACCGTGACCTCGGCCCAGTCCCCGGCGTCGTACCCCTCCTCGGCGAACGAGTCGTCCTCGGCGTCGGCGGTCGCCGACAGGCGGAAGCGCCAGCTGCCGTTGAGGGACAGGGACTTCGCGTCCGAGGACGCGTACCAGGCGCGGGGCGGGAGCGCCCCGCGGCCCGGGGAGACGTCCTCGACGTAGTCGACGGAGGGGGTGGTGCGGAAAGACATCGGTCTCCAGCTCTTGGGAAGAAGGCGTCAGCCCTTGATGCCGGTCTGTGCGATCCCCTGCACCAGCCAGCGCTGCAGGAAGAGGAACACGAACACCAGGGGCAGGATGGAAACGGCCGTGGCCATGAAGATCAGATGGAAGACCACGGTCTGGTTGGTCATGTAGCTGGAGAGCGCGACCTGGACGGTCCACGAGCTCGGGTCCTGCCCGATGACCAGGGGCCACAGGAAGGCGTTCCAGCCGTTGATGAAGGTGATGGTCGCCATCGCCGCGAAGAAGTTCAGCGAGTTGGGTACGACGACACGCCAGTACGCCCCCCAGTAGCCCAGGCCGTCCATGCGTGCCGCCTCCTCCAGTTCCTTGGGGAACCCCAGGAAGTACTGCCGAAAGAGGAAGCAGGTGAAACCACTGAACAGGCCCGGGATGATGAGGCCCCGGTAGGTGTCCACCCAGCCGAGCGAGGAGACCAGCACGAAGCTCGGCACGAAGGTGACCGCGGTCGGGACCATCAGGGTTCCCAGGACGGCGTAGAACACCTTGTTGGCGTGCTTGTACGGGATGCGGGCCAGACCGTAGCCCGCGAGGGAGCACACCAGCAGGACGCCGACGGTGTGCAGGGTGGCCACGACCGCCGAGTTCCACAGGGACTGGGCGAAGGGGACCGTCTCGTCGCTGAAGAGCTCGCCGATGTTGCCCCACTGGATGTCCGTGGGGAAGATCTTCCAGTTCTCTCCGGTGATCTCGGCGTCGGTGGAGAGGGCGTTGCGGACGATGATGTAGAAGGGGACCAGGAAGAGGAAGGCGGCGACGCCCGTGGCGATGTAGAGGCCGGTGGAGCTCATCACGCCGCCACCGCGCCTGACCCGGCCGGGTGTGTCCGACGTCGGTGCGGATTTCCGCACCTTGGGCATGGCGGTGGTCACTTGGACTCGTCACCCCTTCCAAAGCCCATGATCTTGCCCTGGAGCAGGGTCACGGCGCAGATCAGCACGGTCAGGATGAGTGCGCCCGCGCTGCCGGCGCCGTAGTCCTGGCTCTCGCCCAGGGCCTTGTAGTAGAGCTCGACGAGGGGCGGGCGGCCCCAGGTGGTCTTCGACAGCAGGTTGAAGAACTCGTCGAACGCCTGGTAGGCGGCGATCAGCAGCAGCAGGATCACCGCGGTCGACGTGGCACGCAGCTGGGGCAGGGTGATGTACCAGAAGGTCTGCCAGCCCGACTTGGCGCCGTCGATGGCGGCGGCCTCGTACAGCTCTTCCGGGATGTTCTGCAGCGCCGCGATGAACAGGATCATGTAGAACCCGGACTGCAGCCACAGCCGGGCGGTCACGATGACCAGCCAGTACCAGGGCGGGTTGGGGTCGATCAGCCAGGCGATGTTCTCGACCCCGAACCAGCCGAGGACCGTGTTCATCAGGCCGAAGCGGACGCCGCTGAAGATGGACATCTTCCAGATGAGCGCCGCGGCGACATAGCTGACCGCGGTCGGCAGGAAGAAGACCGAGCGGAAGAACGCCCGCATGAAGCGCATCCGGTTCACCAGCAGTGCCAGGCCCAGCGAGAGCGCCCAGGTGGTGGGCACGATGAACGCGGCGAAGACGGTGAAGGTGCCGAGCGAGCCGACGAAGTCGTCGTTCGTCAGCATGTACTTGTAGTTGTCGAACCCGACGAACTTGTCCGGCGTGACGGTGAAGCGGGCCTCGAAGAAGCTCAGCCAGAGGCTCCATAGGATCGGTGCGTAGACGAAGATCGCCAGACCGATCAGGAACGGCCCGGTGAAGAGCCAGAAGGCGAAGGTGGGGCTGCCCCGCAGACCCCGCCGCGGCTTGGCCGATGAGGCCTTCGCCGGGGCGGAGCTCGCGAGGTCGAGCTTGGTGGTCGTCGACATGTCGTGGTCCGTCCCGCGGCCTATCCGAACAGCTTCTTGAGCTCGCGGTTGACGGCCGCGTCGCACCTGTCGAGAGCCTTCTCCGGGTCCATGTTCTTGCGCACGCAGTTGGCGAAGACGTCCTCGAAGGCGGTGCGCATGGCCTGGGTCCAGCCGATGTTGTCGAAGTGCCCGAACTCGTTGAAGAGCTTGACGCCCTCAGCGGCGTTGCCCGACTTGAGCTTGGTGGCGGACTCGGCGAGCGAGGTGCGCGGCGGGATGTGGAAGCCGTAGGAGGTGGCCCAGTCCTCCTGGTACTCCTTCTGGTCGATCCACAGCCACTTGACGTACTCCTTGGCCGCGTCGACGTTCTTGCCCTTGGCGTTGACGAACATCGACCAGCCGCCGTTGTAGACCGACTGCTTGCCGTTGTCCGTGACCTTCGGGAAGGGGAAGACGCCCCAGTCGTCGCCGAGCGCGTCCTGGATTGCCGGCATCGCCCACATGCCGCAGAACTGGATGGCGCACAGGCCCTGGTTGAAGGAGGAGGGGTCCCAGGACTCGGTCGGGGCGCCGAGGAGCAGATCGCCGCTGGTGAACAGCGTGCGCATCTTCTTCAGACCCTCGACGACACCGTCCGTGTGATAGGCGATCTCGTTCTTCTCGGTGAGGTGCTGGGCGCCGGCCGACCAGATCAACGTGTCGTTGACG containing:
- a CDS encoding carbohydrate ABC transporter permease translates to MPKVRKSAPTSDTPGRVRRGGGVMSSTGLYIATGVAAFLFLVPFYIIVRNALSTDAEITGENWKIFPTDIQWGNIGELFSDETVPFAQSLWNSAVVATLHTVGVLLVCSLAGYGLARIPYKHANKVFYAVLGTLMVPTAVTFVPSFVLVSSLGWVDTYRGLIIPGLFSGFTCFLFRQYFLGFPKELEEAARMDGLGYWGAYWRVVVPNSLNFFAAMATITFINGWNAFLWPLVIGQDPSSWTVQVALSSYMTNQTVVFHLIFMATAVSILPLVFVFLFLQRWLVQGIAQTGIKG
- a CDS encoding ABC transporter substrate-binding protein, whose translation is MSALSNSNWDRRNVLRAAMGLAAAGGLAACGGNNGRGGGSGSGTNLVQMFHAYGEAGTEQAIKRYAKAYKEANVTTQWITSSDFESKLFSALLTKNAPDLFEFHPQIQMVKSGQVADLTDIIDPVKDDFNPADIKSHTVDGKIYGVRMIDDPQFFFYRKSMLEKAKVEVPTTFDELMEAAAKLTTGKVKGLYMGNDLHSVNDTLIWSAGAQHLTEKNEIAYHTDGVVEGLKKMRTLFTSGDLLLGAPTESWDPSSFNQGLCAIQFCGMWAMPAIQDALGDDWGVFPFPKVTDNGKQSVYNGGWSMFVNAKGKNVDAAKEYVKWLWIDQKEYQEDWATSYGFHIPPRTSLAESATKLKSGNAAEGVKLFNEFGHFDNIGWTQAMRTAFEDVFANCVRKNMDPEKALDRCDAAVNRELKKLFG
- a CDS encoding glycoside hydrolase family 2 TIM barrel-domain containing protein; the encoded protein is MSFRTTPSVDYVEDVSPGRGALPPRAWYASSDAKSLSLNGSWRFRLSATADAEDDSFAEEGYDAGDWAEVTVPGHWVLQGDGAFGSPIYTNHLYPFPVDPPHVPTDNPTGDHVRVFDLPDGWPADGGAVLRFDGVESCARVWLNGTDIGEFKGSRLPHEFAVGHLLKPAGNVLAVRVHQWSAGSYLEDQDQWWLPGIFRDVTLLHRPTGSVGDFFVHASYDHTTGEGTLRVDSDVDGRVSVPALDIDVATGEPVTVAVEPWSAETPKLYDGELVTAGERVPLRIGFRTVVLEDGLIKVNGRAILFKGVNRHEWHPEKGRALDLETMREDVLLMKRHNLNAVRTSHYPPHPAFLDLCDEYGLWVIDECDLETHGFTEQGWRDNPVDDDRWTPALLDRAARMVERDKNHPSVVFWSLGNEAGTGRGLTAMAEWIHGRDSSRLVHYEGDWNCRDTDVYSRMYASHEEVERIGQDLDGGTRKRRELPFIQCEYGHAMGNGPGGIADYQQIFERYERLQGGFIWEWIDHGVKHPELGYAYGGDFGEELHDGNFVCDGLIFPDRRPSPGLAEYKKVIEPVRIEGDGTGGTVRITNAYDFADLSHLEFEFSYAVDGFPTGAHTLTVPSLAPGESAEVKLPAAAPDGQGDEVLWTVRALLAEDTAWGPKGHEVAWGQETVALRTPATVAASQRPVHDERLITLGPATFDARSGRPTTICGLDVTGLRLDVWRATTDNDDGASWQDDTRYGVLWRKLGLHRMQHRLDAVELGDDALTVRTRVAPAAAEVGLRTVYRWTSDGTRLKLTVSVTPEGDWALPLPRLGIRFGLPADAAREVLYFGGGSEAYPDTRAASKLGQWLPGIDDLQTPYVRPQENGARADVRWAELGGLRIEGDPEFWFSARPWTNEQLDAARHLTDLTPGDTLWINLDHGQHGIGSQSCGPGPLPQYFLKAEPTEFSFVFSNHE
- a CDS encoding carbohydrate ABC transporter permease, with translation MSTTTKLDLASSAPAKASSAKPRRGLRGSPTFAFWLFTGPFLIGLAIFVYAPILWSLWLSFFEARFTVTPDKFVGFDNYKYMLTNDDFVGSLGTFTVFAAFIVPTTWALSLGLALLVNRMRFMRAFFRSVFFLPTAVSYVAAALIWKMSIFSGVRFGLMNTVLGWFGVENIAWLIDPNPPWYWLVIVTARLWLQSGFYMILFIAALQNIPEELYEAAAIDGAKSGWQTFWYITLPQLRATSTAVILLLLIAAYQAFDEFFNLLSKTTWGRPPLVELYYKALGESQDYGAGSAGALILTVLICAVTLLQGKIMGFGRGDESK